From Triticum aestivum cultivar Chinese Spring chromosome 4A, IWGSC CS RefSeq v2.1, whole genome shotgun sequence, a single genomic window includes:
- the LOC123082036 gene encoding agamous-like MADS-box protein AGL65 isoform X1 codes for MGRVKLKIKKLENTSGRQVTYSKRRSGILKKAKELSILCDIDLILLMFSPSGRPTICVGDKSPIDEVIAKYAQQTPQERAKRKLESLEALKKTFKKLDHDVNIQDFLGSGGQTVEELSSHLGALQCQMADVQKRLSYWSDPEKVENIDHIRAMEQSLKESLNRIGIHKENFAKQHLMGLQCAAAQFQNEMQLPLGLTGDPNPSLWFHSGGGSDGQPAMMLPEDPSLLHQRDIGCSTSTSLQSYPGYFSMSKQSTDTAGGEQQHQQAAAVHQHQHQQPEFSQGDCLTSLHLGAQFPYQSAFDHASLLNDRLFRPDMELHVDNAAASAMDFVGGHYEMPRPGDEASFQNWASAACGATMYDHQQQQPSAQLPAAATLTAASFHHATAVHQQLMI; via the exons ATGGGGAGGgtgaagctcaagatcaagaagcTGGAGAACACCAGCGGGCGGCAGGTGACATATTCTAAGCGGCGGTCAGGGATTCTCAAGAAGGCCAAAGAGTTATCCATTCTTTGTGATATCGATCTCATTCTTCTCATGTTTTCCCCTAGTGGAAGGCCTACCATATGCGTCGGCGACAAAAG CCCCATAGACGAAGTCATTGCAAAGTATGCACAACAAACTCCTCAGGAAAGGGCTAAAAG GAAGCTGGAGAGTTTAGAA GCACTAAAGAAGACATTCAAGAAGCTAGACCATGATGTCAACATTCAGGACTTCTTAGGCTCCGG GGGTCAGACGGTCGAG GAATTATCTAGTCATCTTGGCGCATTGCAATGTCAAATGGCAGATGTTCAAAAGCGTCTCAG TTATTGGAGCGATCCCGAGAAGGTTGAGAATATAGACCATATAAGAGCGATGGAGCAATCTCTCAAAGAATCTCTTAATCGCATCGGCATTCATAAG GAGAACTTTGCAAAGCAGCATCTGATGGGCCTACAGTGCGCTGCTGCTCAG TTCCAGAACGAGATGCAGCTACCTCTGGGGCTAACCGGTGACCCGAACCCTTCGTTGTGGTTccacagcggcggcggcagcgatggACAGCCGGCCATGATGTTACCTGAAGACCCCAGCTTGCTCCATCAGAG GGACATCGGGTGCTCGACGAGCACGTCGCTGCAGAGCTACCCGGGCTACTTCAGCATGAGCAAGCAGTCGACGGACACCGCCGGGGGCGAGCAGCAGCACCAGCAGGCAGCGGCGGTACatcagcaccagcaccagcagccGGAGTTCAGCCAGGGCGACTGCCTGACGTCACTGCATCTCGGCGCGCAGTTCCCGTACCAGTCCGCCTTCGACCACGCCAGCCTCCTCAACGACAGGCTCTTCAGGCCGGACATGGAGCTGCACGTCGACAACGCGGCGGCCTCGGCCATGGACTTCGTCGGCGGCCACTATGAGATGCCGAGGCCCGGCGACGAGGCCAGCTTCCAGAACTGGGCATCGGCGGCATGCGGCGCCACCATGTACGATCACCAGCAGCAGCAGCCATCTGCCCAA CTCCCTGCAGCAGCAACTCTGACAGCAGCTTCATTCCACCACGCCACTGCCGTACATCAGCAGCTCATGATTTAA
- the LOC123082036 gene encoding agamous-like MADS-box protein AGL65 isoform X4, which produces MGRVKLKIKKLENTSGRQVTYSKRRSGILKKAKELSILCDIDLILLMFSPSGRPTICVGDKSPIDEVIAKYAQQTPQERAKRKLESLEALKKTFKKLDHDVNIQDFLGSGGQTVEELSSHLGALQCQMADVQKRLSYWSDPEKVENIDHIRAMEQSLKESLNRIGIHKENFAKQHLMGLQCAAAQFQNEMQLPLGLTGDPNPSLWFHSGGGSDGQPAMMLPEDPSLLHQRDIGCSTSTSLQSYPGYFSMSKQSTDTAGGEQQHQQAAAVHQHQHQQPEFSQGDCLTSLHLGAQFPYQSAFDHASLLNDRLFRPDMELHVDNAAASAMDFVGGHYEMPRPGDEASFQNWASAACGATMYDHQQQQPSAQQL; this is translated from the exons ATGGGGAGGgtgaagctcaagatcaagaagcTGGAGAACACCAGCGGGCGGCAGGTGACATATTCTAAGCGGCGGTCAGGGATTCTCAAGAAGGCCAAAGAGTTATCCATTCTTTGTGATATCGATCTCATTCTTCTCATGTTTTCCCCTAGTGGAAGGCCTACCATATGCGTCGGCGACAAAAG CCCCATAGACGAAGTCATTGCAAAGTATGCACAACAAACTCCTCAGGAAAGGGCTAAAAG GAAGCTGGAGAGTTTAGAA GCACTAAAGAAGACATTCAAGAAGCTAGACCATGATGTCAACATTCAGGACTTCTTAGGCTCCGG GGGTCAGACGGTCGAG GAATTATCTAGTCATCTTGGCGCATTGCAATGTCAAATGGCAGATGTTCAAAAGCGTCTCAG TTATTGGAGCGATCCCGAGAAGGTTGAGAATATAGACCATATAAGAGCGATGGAGCAATCTCTCAAAGAATCTCTTAATCGCATCGGCATTCATAAG GAGAACTTTGCAAAGCAGCATCTGATGGGCCTACAGTGCGCTGCTGCTCAG TTCCAGAACGAGATGCAGCTACCTCTGGGGCTAACCGGTGACCCGAACCCTTCGTTGTGGTTccacagcggcggcggcagcgatggACAGCCGGCCATGATGTTACCTGAAGACCCCAGCTTGCTCCATCAGAG GGACATCGGGTGCTCGACGAGCACGTCGCTGCAGAGCTACCCGGGCTACTTCAGCATGAGCAAGCAGTCGACGGACACCGCCGGGGGCGAGCAGCAGCACCAGCAGGCAGCGGCGGTACatcagcaccagcaccagcagccGGAGTTCAGCCAGGGCGACTGCCTGACGTCACTGCATCTCGGCGCGCAGTTCCCGTACCAGTCCGCCTTCGACCACGCCAGCCTCCTCAACGACAGGCTCTTCAGGCCGGACATGGAGCTGCACGTCGACAACGCGGCGGCCTCGGCCATGGACTTCGTCGGCGGCCACTATGAGATGCCGAGGCCCGGCGACGAGGCCAGCTTCCAGAACTGGGCATCGGCGGCATGCGGCGCCACCATGTACGATCACCAGCAGCAGCAGCCATCTGCCCAA CAACTCTGA
- the LOC123082036 gene encoding agamous-like MADS-box protein AGL65 isoform X3 — translation MGRVKLKIKKLENTSGRQVTYSKRRSGILKKAKELSILCDIDLILLMFSPSGRPTICVGDKSPIDEVIAKYAQQTPQERAKRKLESLEALKKTFKKLDHDVNIQDFLGSGGQTVEELSSHLGALQCQMADVQKRLSYWSDPEKVENIDHIRAMEQSLKESLNRIGIHKENFAKQHLMGLQCAAAQFQNEMQLPLGLTGDPNPSLWFHSGGGSDGQPAMMLPEDPSLLHQRDIGCSTSTSLQSYPGYFSMSKQSTDTAGGEQQHQQAAAVHQHQHQQPEFSQGDCLTSLHLGAQFPYQSAFDHASLLNDRLFRPDMELHVDNAAASAMDFVGGHYEMPRPGDEASFQNWASAACGATMYDHQQQQPSAQQQL, via the exons ATGGGGAGGgtgaagctcaagatcaagaagcTGGAGAACACCAGCGGGCGGCAGGTGACATATTCTAAGCGGCGGTCAGGGATTCTCAAGAAGGCCAAAGAGTTATCCATTCTTTGTGATATCGATCTCATTCTTCTCATGTTTTCCCCTAGTGGAAGGCCTACCATATGCGTCGGCGACAAAAG CCCCATAGACGAAGTCATTGCAAAGTATGCACAACAAACTCCTCAGGAAAGGGCTAAAAG GAAGCTGGAGAGTTTAGAA GCACTAAAGAAGACATTCAAGAAGCTAGACCATGATGTCAACATTCAGGACTTCTTAGGCTCCGG GGGTCAGACGGTCGAG GAATTATCTAGTCATCTTGGCGCATTGCAATGTCAAATGGCAGATGTTCAAAAGCGTCTCAG TTATTGGAGCGATCCCGAGAAGGTTGAGAATATAGACCATATAAGAGCGATGGAGCAATCTCTCAAAGAATCTCTTAATCGCATCGGCATTCATAAG GAGAACTTTGCAAAGCAGCATCTGATGGGCCTACAGTGCGCTGCTGCTCAG TTCCAGAACGAGATGCAGCTACCTCTGGGGCTAACCGGTGACCCGAACCCTTCGTTGTGGTTccacagcggcggcggcagcgatggACAGCCGGCCATGATGTTACCTGAAGACCCCAGCTTGCTCCATCAGAG GGACATCGGGTGCTCGACGAGCACGTCGCTGCAGAGCTACCCGGGCTACTTCAGCATGAGCAAGCAGTCGACGGACACCGCCGGGGGCGAGCAGCAGCACCAGCAGGCAGCGGCGGTACatcagcaccagcaccagcagccGGAGTTCAGCCAGGGCGACTGCCTGACGTCACTGCATCTCGGCGCGCAGTTCCCGTACCAGTCCGCCTTCGACCACGCCAGCCTCCTCAACGACAGGCTCTTCAGGCCGGACATGGAGCTGCACGTCGACAACGCGGCGGCCTCGGCCATGGACTTCGTCGGCGGCCACTATGAGATGCCGAGGCCCGGCGACGAGGCCAGCTTCCAGAACTGGGCATCGGCGGCATGCGGCGCCACCATGTACGATCACCAGCAGCAGCAGCCATCTGCCCAA CAGCAACTCTGA
- the LOC123082036 gene encoding agamous-like MADS-box protein AGL65 isoform X2, which translates to MGRVKLKIKKLENTSGRQVTYSKRRSGILKKAKELSILCDIDLILLMFSPSGRPTICVGDKSPIDEVIAKYAQQTPQERAKRKLESLEALKKTFKKLDHDVNIQDFLGSGGQTVEELSSHLGALQCQMADVQKRLSYWSDPEKVENIDHIRAMEQSLKESLNRIGIHKENFAKQHLMGLQCAAAQFQNEMQLPLGLTGDPNPSLWFHSGGGSDGQPAMMLPEDPSLLHQRDIGCSTSTSLQSYPGYFSMSKQSTDTAGGEQQHQQAAAVHQHQHQQPEFSQGDCLTSLHLGAQFPYQSAFDHASLLNDRLFRPDMELHVDNAAASAMDFVGGHYEMPRPGDEASFQNWASAACGATMYDHQQQQPSAQLIVKNMTESLTVSSLQQQL; encoded by the exons ATGGGGAGGgtgaagctcaagatcaagaagcTGGAGAACACCAGCGGGCGGCAGGTGACATATTCTAAGCGGCGGTCAGGGATTCTCAAGAAGGCCAAAGAGTTATCCATTCTTTGTGATATCGATCTCATTCTTCTCATGTTTTCCCCTAGTGGAAGGCCTACCATATGCGTCGGCGACAAAAG CCCCATAGACGAAGTCATTGCAAAGTATGCACAACAAACTCCTCAGGAAAGGGCTAAAAG GAAGCTGGAGAGTTTAGAA GCACTAAAGAAGACATTCAAGAAGCTAGACCATGATGTCAACATTCAGGACTTCTTAGGCTCCGG GGGTCAGACGGTCGAG GAATTATCTAGTCATCTTGGCGCATTGCAATGTCAAATGGCAGATGTTCAAAAGCGTCTCAG TTATTGGAGCGATCCCGAGAAGGTTGAGAATATAGACCATATAAGAGCGATGGAGCAATCTCTCAAAGAATCTCTTAATCGCATCGGCATTCATAAG GAGAACTTTGCAAAGCAGCATCTGATGGGCCTACAGTGCGCTGCTGCTCAG TTCCAGAACGAGATGCAGCTACCTCTGGGGCTAACCGGTGACCCGAACCCTTCGTTGTGGTTccacagcggcggcggcagcgatggACAGCCGGCCATGATGTTACCTGAAGACCCCAGCTTGCTCCATCAGAG GGACATCGGGTGCTCGACGAGCACGTCGCTGCAGAGCTACCCGGGCTACTTCAGCATGAGCAAGCAGTCGACGGACACCGCCGGGGGCGAGCAGCAGCACCAGCAGGCAGCGGCGGTACatcagcaccagcaccagcagccGGAGTTCAGCCAGGGCGACTGCCTGACGTCACTGCATCTCGGCGCGCAGTTCCCGTACCAGTCCGCCTTCGACCACGCCAGCCTCCTCAACGACAGGCTCTTCAGGCCGGACATGGAGCTGCACGTCGACAACGCGGCGGCCTCGGCCATGGACTTCGTCGGCGGCCACTATGAGATGCCGAGGCCCGGCGACGAGGCCAGCTTCCAGAACTGGGCATCGGCGGCATGCGGCGCCACCATGTACGATCACCAGCAGCAGCAGCCATCTGCCCAA CTTATTGTTAAGAACATGACTGAATCCCTGACCGTCAGCTCCCTGCAGCAGCAACTCTGA